The following are encoded together in the Natronincola ferrireducens genome:
- the der gene encoding ribosome biogenesis GTPase Der, producing MAKPIVAVVGRPNVGKSTLFNKIAGKRIAIVEDEPGVTRDRIYTEVEWLNYKFTLIDTGGIEPESEEIIPAQMRRQAELAIETANVIVFMADGKQGLTASDREIADMLRKSKKPVILVLNKVDTKEQSPHYYDFYEIGLGDPIEVSSALGLGIGDLLDEIAKNFPDGAGEDYDEEVMKVAIIGKPNVGKSSIINKILGENRVIVSDIAGTTRDAIDTPFTDGEDQYVFIDTAGIRRKSKIKEYVERYSVIRSLAAVERADVCLLVIDAKEGITEQDKRIAGFSHENGKGLIIVINKWDLIEKETNTMNQFTKDIRQELSFCEYAPILFVSAVTGQRLMKILDKIKFVANQNAMRIPTGTLNEVIGEAVLLNQPPSDKGKRLKIFYGTQASVKPPTFVLFINDKELMHFSYQRYIENRIRENFGFEGTPIRFIHKEKAGGDK from the coding sequence ATGGCAAAGCCTATTGTAGCAGTGGTGGGAAGACCAAATGTTGGAAAATCAACACTTTTTAATAAAATTGCTGGAAAGAGGATAGCAATCGTAGAGGATGAACCAGGAGTTACAAGAGATAGAATTTATACTGAAGTAGAATGGTTAAATTATAAGTTTACCTTAATTGATACGGGTGGAATTGAGCCCGAATCGGAGGAAATTATACCAGCTCAAATGAGAAGGCAAGCAGAGTTAGCTATTGAAACTGCTAATGTCATTGTTTTTATGGCGGATGGGAAACAAGGGCTTACTGCTTCCGACAGAGAAATTGCTGATATGCTTAGAAAGTCAAAAAAACCTGTCATATTGGTTTTAAATAAAGTAGATACAAAGGAGCAATCTCCCCACTATTATGATTTTTATGAAATAGGTTTGGGAGATCCTATTGAAGTATCCTCCGCATTGGGCTTAGGTATCGGGGATTTACTAGACGAAATTGCAAAAAACTTTCCCGATGGAGCAGGAGAGGATTATGACGAAGAGGTTATGAAAGTAGCCATCATAGGGAAACCTAACGTTGGAAAATCATCTATTATCAATAAAATATTAGGAGAGAATAGGGTTATTGTTAGTGATATTGCTGGAACCACCAGAGATGCTATCGATACTCCCTTTACTGATGGAGAAGATCAATATGTTTTTATTGATACAGCAGGTATAAGAAGGAAAAGTAAGATAAAAGAGTATGTAGAACGATACAGTGTCATAAGATCACTGGCAGCTGTTGAAAGGGCTGATGTGTGTCTATTAGTAATTGATGCTAAAGAAGGGATTACAGAACAGGATAAAAGAATTGCTGGTTTTAGTCATGAAAATGGTAAAGGTCTAATAATTGTTATTAATAAGTGGGATTTAATTGAAAAGGAAACCAATACCATGAATCAATTTACAAAGGATATTCGTCAAGAACTATCTTTTTGTGAATATGCACCTATTCTATTTGTGTCAGCTGTAACAGGGCAGAGATTAATGAAAATATTAGATAAAATTAAATTTGTAGCAAATCAAAATGCCATGAGGATTCCTACAGGAACATTAAATGAGGTAATAGGAGAAGCTGTATTATTAAATCAACCGCCGTCTGATAAGGGCAAACGACTTAAAATATTTTATGGTACTCAAGCATCTGTTAAACCTCCTACCTTTGTGTTATTTATTAATGACAAGGAATTGATGCACTTTTCTTATCAAAGATATATTGAAAATAGAATCCGTGAAAATTTTGGATTTGAAGGAACACCTATAAGATTTATTCATAAGGAAAAAGCAGGAGGTGACAAATAG
- a CDS encoding capping complex subunit for YIEGIA gives MEIGIKEFIIAIVTMNKEMVNSSGAPIFYASDEEQLERLSLLIAKTTRGMVHDLEGGTYIIVKH, from the coding sequence ATGGAAATTGGTATTAAAGAGTTTATTATAGCAATTGTTACAATGAATAAAGAAATGGTAAATAGTTCTGGTGCACCTATATTTTATGCTAGTGATGAAGAACAGCTAGAGAGGTTATCTCTATTAATAGCAAAAACTACAAGAGGTATGGTCCATGATCTAGAGGGAGGAACATATATCATTGTAAAACATTAG
- a CDS encoding NAD(P)H-dependent glycerol-3-phosphate dehydrogenase: protein MNCYSIAVLGAGSWGTALSLVLNSNNHSVNLWMRNKQQYTNISATGENTKYLPQIKIPSTINLFTDYIKAIENTDIILLTVPTQKVREVIQSIKPFIKPHQIIVNAAKGIEQKSQLRISQVIQEELPNQPYAVLSGPSHAEEAARNMPTTVVVASEKKSTAELVQEVFMTAQFRVYTNPDVAGVELGGALKNVIAFGAGIADGLGFGDNARAALMTRGIREIARLGNAMGANISTFAGLSGIGDLIVTCTSMHSRNRRAGILIGKGKNMEQTLQEIGMVVEGITTTNVAYELAIKYGIDMPITEEIYKVLYEGRNPRDAVANLMTRSRKHEMEEIVDTTNIDW from the coding sequence ATGAACTGTTATTCAATAGCTGTTTTAGGTGCTGGGAGTTGGGGGACGGCTTTAAGTCTAGTTCTTAACAGTAATAACCACTCAGTAAACCTATGGATGAGAAATAAGCAACAATATACCAATATTAGTGCAACAGGAGAAAATACCAAGTATTTGCCCCAGATCAAGATACCTTCTACTATAAACCTTTTTACAGATTATATAAAAGCCATTGAAAATACCGATATTATTTTATTAACTGTACCTACACAAAAAGTCAGGGAGGTTATTCAAAGCATTAAACCCTTTATAAAGCCCCATCAAATTATAGTTAATGCAGCTAAAGGAATAGAACAAAAGAGTCAATTAAGAATATCTCAGGTTATCCAAGAGGAGTTACCCAATCAACCCTATGCGGTTCTTTCAGGTCCCTCCCATGCTGAAGAAGCAGCTAGAAATATGCCTACAACAGTTGTAGTGGCTTCTGAAAAGAAAAGCACTGCAGAACTTGTACAGGAGGTATTTATGACTGCCCAATTTAGGGTATATACAAACCCTGATGTAGCAGGAGTGGAACTAGGAGGAGCACTTAAAAATGTTATTGCTTTTGGTGCTGGAATAGCTGATGGACTGGGTTTTGGTGATAATGCTAGAGCAGCCCTTATGACAAGGGGAATTCGTGAAATTGCACGATTAGGCAATGCTATGGGAGCTAATATCTCCACCTTTGCTGGACTTTCAGGTATTGGAGATTTAATCGTTACCTGTACCAGTATGCATAGCAGAAATCGTCGAGCTGGTATTTTGATTGGAAAGGGCAAAAATATGGAACAAACTTTACAAGAAATAGGTATGGTGGTGGAGGGTATTACCACCACCAATGTAGCTTATGAATTGGCTATTAAATACGGTATAGACATGCCCATAACAGAAGAAATATACAAGGTCTTATATGAAGGTAGAAATCCACGAGATGCTGTTGCTAATCTTATGACAAGAAGTCGTAAACATGAAATGGAAGAAATCGTTGATACTACTAATATTGATTGGTAA
- a CDS encoding DUF3189 family protein, translated as MKIIYTYKKDVYAAYRAAYLHLRLNPSLIPKPINKLKDMNKEVKLYYAGLDEELNEVYIANGGRNITIFNNVIKGVGNIYQEEIKIINFD; from the coding sequence ATGAAAATAATTTATACTTATAAAAAGGATGTTTATGCAGCCTATAGAGCTGCATATCTTCATTTAAGGTTAAACCCTAGTTTAATACCTAAACCTATTAATAAACTGAAGGATATGAATAAAGAAGTAAAACTCTATTATGCAGGTTTAGATGAGGAATTAAATGAAGTCTATATAGCTAATGGTGGAAGAAATATTACTATTTTTAATAATGTTATTAAGGGGGTAGGAAATATTTATCAAGAGGAGATAAAAATTATTAATTTTGATTAA
- a CDS encoding DUF3189 family protein — MNIIYSCFGGAHSSIVTAAIHMGYLPIDRLPSQREILGVPFYDKAQNEEIGIPLHMGVDEKNNVIYIMGLGHNRDYYTKMTYEFYNEIMPSSKKNLLIINVTSLLNNSTRLGGFMSRRLNLINIGRPLTVHGILKNYNYFTKLVKEVKGKI, encoded by the coding sequence ATGAATATAATATATAGTTGCTTTGGAGGTGCCCATTCTTCTATTGTGACAGCAGCTATCCACATGGGATACTTACCTATAGATAGACTACCATCACAAAGGGAAATATTAGGAGTTCCCTTTTATGATAAAGCCCAAAATGAAGAAATAGGAATTCCTCTTCATATGGGAGTAGACGAGAAAAACAATGTTATCTATATAATGGGGCTAGGACACAACCGAGATTATTACACTAAAATGACTTATGAGTTTTATAATGAAATAATGCCCTCATCTAAAAAAAATCTTCTAATTATCAACGTTACTTCTTTGCTCAATAATTCTACTAGACTTGGGGGCTTTATGTCTAGACGTTTAAATTTAATAAATATAGGAAGACCTTTAACTGTCCATGGTATTCTGAAAAATTACAACTATTTCACAAAATTAGTGAAGGAGGTAAAGGGAAAGATTTAG
- a CDS encoding DUF512 domain-containing protein: protein MKESTEKNIISKVYPDSIAEEVGIEVGDILLTINGEPIEDIIEYKFYLGDEYLEVEIEKPDGEQWIIEIDKDYDEDLGMEFENPIIDQARSCKNKCMFCFIDQLPKNMRKSLYFKDDDSRLSFLHGNYITLTNMKDEDIDKIIQYRISPINISVHTTNGELRKKMLNNPKAGNILDTLKKLAKNNIEMNCQIVLCHCINDGKELDKTIKDLGNLSDAVNSVAVVPVGLTRYREKLYHLEPFNEETSKNTIEQVEKWQKLFYKTLKRKFVYLSDEFYLLADRAFPAYQDYDGFPQLENGVGMVVKFKEEFYSHLDGLENLRFEGPRKVTILTGTLVYKEIQQMCDDLMDKVNNLMIQVIPIKNEYFGGQVSVTGLITATDILKTLKGKDLGENIYIPESMLKSGEEVFLDDMTVEDIEKQLNTKIHICQVKGSDLIDRILNKKL, encoded by the coding sequence TTGAAGGAATCAACGGAAAAAAATATCATTAGTAAGGTTTATCCTGATAGCATAGCTGAAGAGGTAGGAATAGAGGTAGGGGATATTTTATTAACTATTAATGGAGAACCAATAGAGGATATCATTGAATATAAGTTTTATTTAGGGGATGAATACTTAGAAGTAGAGATCGAAAAGCCTGATGGTGAGCAGTGGATAATTGAAATTGATAAGGATTATGATGAGGATTTAGGAATGGAGTTTGAAAATCCTATTATTGATCAAGCTAGAAGCTGTAAAAACAAATGTATGTTTTGCTTTATTGATCAATTACCTAAGAATATGAGAAAAAGCTTATATTTTAAGGACGATGATTCGAGGTTATCCTTTTTACATGGCAATTATATTACTTTAACCAATATGAAGGATGAAGACATTGATAAAATTATACAATACAGAATTAGTCCTATTAATATATCTGTCCATACTACCAATGGTGAATTAAGGAAAAAAATGTTAAACAATCCAAAGGCAGGAAACATCCTAGATACATTGAAAAAATTAGCTAAAAATAATATTGAGATGAACTGTCAAATTGTATTATGCCATTGTATCAATGATGGAAAGGAATTAGATAAAACCATAAAGGACTTAGGGAATTTGAGTGATGCTGTTAATAGTGTTGCAGTGGTACCGGTGGGATTAACAAGATATAGAGAAAAACTTTATCATCTAGAGCCATTTAACGAGGAAACATCAAAGAATACTATTGAGCAAGTAGAAAAATGGCAGAAGTTATTTTATAAAACATTAAAAAGGAAATTCGTCTATTTATCCGATGAGTTTTATCTATTGGCAGACAGGGCTTTTCCAGCCTATCAGGATTATGATGGCTTCCCTCAGTTGGAAAATGGTGTAGGAATGGTAGTGAAGTTCAAGGAAGAATTTTATAGCCACTTAGATGGATTAGAAAATCTTAGATTTGAAGGACCCCGAAAAGTAACGATATTAACTGGAACATTAGTATATAAAGAGATACAACAGATGTGCGATGACCTAATGGACAAAGTGAATAACCTTATGATACAGGTAATACCAATTAAAAATGAATACTTTGGTGGACAGGTGTCAGTAACAGGATTAATAACAGCTACAGATATATTAAAAACTTTAAAGGGAAAAGATTTAGGGGAAAATATATATATTCCAGAGTCTATGCTGAAGTCAGGGGAAGAAGTATTTTTAGATGATATGACTGTAGAAGATATAGAAAAACAATTAAATACTAAAATACACATATGTCAAGTAAAGGGTAGTGACTTGATTGATAGAATTTTAAATAAAAAATTATAG
- a CDS encoding YIEGIA family protein, with protein MDKHFITIAISIIMGVIARTYMMKIDYRQYPTYPQAYLSHFTLGVIAAGLGAVVIPAITEKEYVAITFLAIAAQHFRDVRSMERESLDNIEPTELVPKGTAYIEDIAKTFEARNYMAIITATATGTAMYLGNLLEFSILMRVILGVIVGAIVIILLNRMLQTRLVEDIADVKEAKITFEGPILTIAGVGVMNIGLKESREIFLKSGIAVEIIPRDKNATAVLSNAGQRQAIQHNAAIQLGIRKDMDEPDFTPIARRNPNNGNIVMAIVAMEPNIECLIEAVNRTPVLESSKRKPLDSYVGKKVNYK; from the coding sequence TTGGATAAACATTTTATTACAATTGCCATATCAATAATTATGGGTGTTATAGCTAGAACCTATATGATGAAAATAGATTATAGGCAGTACCCCACCTACCCTCAGGCCTATTTATCTCATTTTACTTTAGGGGTAATAGCAGCAGGACTAGGTGCAGTGGTTATTCCGGCAATTACTGAAAAAGAGTACGTTGCAATTACGTTTCTAGCTATAGCAGCTCAGCATTTTAGAGATGTAAGAAGTATGGAAAGAGAAAGTTTGGATAATATTGAACCTACAGAACTTGTTCCAAAGGGAACTGCATACATAGAAGATATTGCTAAAACCTTTGAAGCAAGGAACTATATGGCGATTATAACAGCAACAGCAACAGGAACAGCCATGTATTTAGGAAATTTATTAGAATTTTCCATTTTAATGAGGGTTATACTGGGAGTTATTGTTGGCGCTATTGTGATTATATTACTAAATAGAATGCTTCAAACACGACTTGTTGAGGATATTGCAGATGTAAAGGAAGCAAAGATAACCTTTGAAGGACCTATTCTAACAATAGCTGGTGTAGGTGTAATGAATATAGGGTTAAAGGAGTCTAGAGAAATCTTTTTAAAAAGTGGTATAGCGGTTGAAATTATTCCAAGGGATAAAAATGCAACAGCAGTTTTATCGAATGCCGGCCAGAGACAAGCTATACAACATAATGCTGCTATTCAACTAGGAATACGAAAAGATATGGATGAACCTGATTTTACCCCTATAGCAAGACGGAACCCTAACAACGGCAATATCGTAATGGCTATCGTAGCTATGGAACCTAATATAGAGTGCTTAATTGAAGCTGTAAACAGAACCCCTGTACTAGAGTCATCAAAACGAAAGCCGCTGGATTCATATGTAGGTAAAAAAGTGAATTACAAATAA
- the plsY gene encoding glycerol-3-phosphate 1-O-acyltransferase PlsY, whose translation MQLLVILVAYLLGNFSASYIIGKLTANIDIRNYGSGNAGTTNVMRTLGYKAAVITLIIDCLKGVLAVYIARRLGTENLALVAGVAVVLGHNWPILLGFKGGKGIATTIGVGLAIHTSAALICIVIGIIILILFKYVSLAAIIAITLLPIILAFEGRNYFLFGLILCALAIYRHRENIQRLRNGTERKITEKLKVK comes from the coding sequence GTGCAACTTCTCGTTATACTGGTGGCGTATCTACTAGGAAATTTTTCAGCATCCTATATTATAGGTAAACTAACAGCAAATATCGATATTAGAAATTATGGTAGTGGTAATGCTGGTACAACCAATGTTATGCGAACTTTAGGCTATAAAGCAGCGGTGATTACCTTAATTATTGATTGCTTAAAAGGTGTATTAGCTGTTTATATAGCCAGACGGTTAGGAACAGAAAATCTAGCGTTGGTTGCTGGTGTTGCAGTAGTATTAGGTCATAACTGGCCCATATTATTAGGTTTTAAAGGTGGCAAGGGAATCGCAACAACAATAGGGGTAGGATTAGCTATTCATACATCAGCCGCGTTAATATGTATTGTCATTGGAATTATTATTCTTATTTTATTTAAATATGTTTCATTAGCAGCTATTATTGCTATTACCCTACTACCTATCATTTTAGCATTTGAAGGCCGTAACTATTTTTTGTTTGGTTTGATTTTATGTGCTTTAGCAATATATAGACATAGAGAAAATATTCAACGCCTACGGAATGGCACTGAAAGAAAAATCACCGAAAAACTAAAGGTAAAATAA
- the spoIVA gene encoding stage IV sporulation protein A: MEKYSIYRDIAQRTQGDIYIGVVGPVRTGKSTLIKRVMDLLVLPNIENTYKKERAQDELPQSGSGKTITTTEPKFVPNEAVELVLKENASFKLRMIDCVGYLVKGALGHQEEGQPRMVNTPWFEKQIPFEEAAEIGTRKVIQEHSTIGLVVTTDGSITDIERESYIEAEERVINELKEIDKPFAIVLNSKYPHSEEAEALRDSLEEKYGVSVVAKDCAKMDIDDIHEILENVLFEFPITEINFNLPGWLESIESTHWLKSTIMKGIKGIAGETRRLKNIEGMLSGLKEIENIKKVALENIKMGEGSALIELATDEGLFYKVMEEKTGYNIEGDHQLIGLITELARAKKEYDRVEKALMDVKEIGYGLVPPALEELALEQPEIFRHGNQFGVKLRANAPSLHFIRADIATEVSPVVGTEKQSEELVKYLLEEFEQNPEKLWETNMFGKSLHDLVKEQLQNKINTMPDDTRIKLQKTLQKIINEGNGGFIAIIL; this comes from the coding sequence ATGGAAAAATATAGTATATACAGGGATATAGCACAACGTACCCAAGGTGATATTTATATAGGTGTTGTAGGACCTGTTAGAACAGGTAAATCTACCTTGATTAAACGAGTGATGGATTTATTGGTTTTACCTAATATAGAAAACACCTATAAAAAGGAAAGAGCACAGGATGAGCTTCCACAAAGTGGTTCAGGAAAAACCATTACTACTACAGAACCTAAGTTTGTTCCTAATGAGGCTGTAGAACTGGTACTAAAAGAAAACGCATCCTTTAAGTTAAGAATGATTGATTGTGTTGGCTATTTAGTAAAAGGGGCTTTAGGACATCAAGAGGAAGGACAGCCAAGAATGGTAAATACTCCATGGTTTGAAAAACAAATACCATTTGAAGAAGCAGCAGAAATTGGTACAAGAAAAGTTATTCAAGAGCATTCTACCATAGGATTAGTTGTAACTACTGATGGCTCCATTACAGATATCGAGAGGGAAAGCTATATTGAAGCAGAAGAAAGGGTTATTAATGAGTTAAAAGAAATTGACAAACCCTTTGCAATTGTTTTGAATAGTAAATATCCACATTCGGAAGAGGCTGAAGCTTTAAGAGATAGCCTAGAAGAAAAGTACGGTGTTTCTGTAGTAGCTAAGGATTGTGCTAAAATGGATATTGACGATATCCATGAAATTTTAGAAAATGTCTTATTTGAGTTTCCTATTACAGAAATTAATTTTAATCTACCAGGCTGGTTAGAAAGCATTGAATCTACCCATTGGTTAAAGTCTACAATCATGAAGGGAATCAAAGGCATTGCTGGAGAAACAAGAAGACTTAAAAATATTGAAGGGATGTTGTCAGGATTAAAGGAAATTGAGAATATCAAGAAAGTAGCCCTTGAAAATATTAAGATGGGAGAGGGTAGTGCTTTAATAGAGTTAGCTACAGATGAGGGTTTGTTCTATAAAGTTATGGAAGAGAAGACGGGGTATAATATTGAAGGAGATCATCAGTTAATAGGATTAATTACTGAACTAGCCAGAGCAAAGAAGGAATACGATAGAGTAGAGAAGGCTTTGATGGATGTAAAAGAAATAGGATATGGTTTAGTCCCCCCAGCTTTAGAAGAACTAGCTCTTGAACAGCCGGAAATATTTAGACATGGCAATCAATTTGGTGTAAAACTAAGGGCTAATGCGCCATCTCTACACTTTATTAGAGCAGATATTGCAACAGAAGTATCACCTGTGGTTGGTACAGAAAAACAAAGTGAAGAATTAGTTAAATATCTATTAGAAGAGTTTGAACAAAATCCAGAAAAACTATGGGAAACCAATATGTTTGGTAAATCTCTTCATGATTTGGTTAAAGAGCAATTACAAAATAAGATCAATACAATGCCAGATGACACAAGAATTAAACTGCAAAAAACATTACAAAAAATTATCAATGAAGGTAACGGCGGTTTTATTGCTATTATCTTATAA
- the spoIIP gene encoding stage II sporulation protein P, which yields MKNKTTLLLILLAVLLATPTIYADDWYSEYGNYYRVYNVENNQLLFTTAREVSRGDQYLSSDNKMYRVVRVNGRNHLAYAEFMEDVQLPKINQQALQEIQLALQEGGLDTFLLAQENGEEEGNIERRVGLYTTHSAEAYVPTDGSESIEEGGGIKKVAEQLKNSFEANGVEAIFDNTNHIPHDAGAYKRSRRTATQLMRDHGVGALIDVHRDAVPVEQYATEIEGEEASLVRLVVGRRNQNFAANEELAVQVKAVADEMRPGLIKDIFYAKGDYNQDLTPRAMLVEMGTYQQPRQLPERSAGYLAEVVTTALFGGVVEDTEATEKGAAPRETPGAQASNRGGGIGTIGLIAVVAIGGFAFLFLSSGGKEWKSKLSNFKQEFANFLGRRKRK from the coding sequence ATGAAAAATAAAACTACTTTATTACTTATACTGTTAGCAGTTTTACTAGCTACACCAACAATCTATGCTGATGATTGGTACAGTGAATATGGTAATTATTATAGAGTGTACAATGTAGAAAACAATCAATTGTTATTTACAACTGCCAGAGAGGTTTCAAGAGGTGATCAATATTTAAGTAGTGATAATAAGATGTATCGTGTAGTTAGAGTAAATGGAAGAAATCATTTGGCCTATGCAGAATTTATGGAGGATGTCCAACTACCCAAAATCAATCAGCAGGCATTACAGGAAATTCAACTTGCCTTACAAGAAGGAGGATTAGATACTTTTCTTTTAGCCCAAGAGAATGGAGAAGAGGAAGGAAATATAGAAAGAAGAGTAGGCTTATATACCACCCATAGTGCAGAAGCTTATGTACCCACAGATGGCTCAGAGAGTATTGAAGAAGGTGGAGGAATCAAAAAAGTAGCAGAACAATTAAAGAATAGCTTTGAAGCCAATGGTGTAGAGGCAATTTTTGATAATACAAATCACATACCCCATGATGCAGGAGCTTATAAGCGTTCAAGAAGAACAGCAACCCAATTAATGAGGGATCATGGTGTCGGCGCCCTTATTGATGTCCATAGAGATGCTGTTCCTGTAGAACAGTATGCTACAGAAATAGAAGGTGAAGAAGCTTCTTTAGTGAGATTAGTTGTAGGAAGGCGGAATCAAAACTTTGCAGCAAATGAAGAATTAGCAGTACAGGTTAAAGCAGTAGCTGATGAGATGAGACCTGGCCTTATCAAGGATATATTCTATGCAAAGGGTGACTATAACCAAGATCTAACCCCTAGGGCTATGTTAGTTGAGATGGGGACCTACCAGCAACCTAGGCAACTTCCTGAGAGATCAGCTGGGTATTTAGCAGAGGTAGTGACAACTGCTTTATTTGGGGGGGTTGTTGAAGATACAGAGGCTACTGAGAAAGGTGCTGCTCCTCGAGAGACGCCAGGAGCCCAAGCAAGTAATCGAGGTGGAGGAATCGGAACAATAGGCCTTATCGCTGTTGTGGCCATAGGTGGATTTGCATTTTTATTCTTAAGTAGTGGGGGGAAAGAATGGAAGTCAAAACTATCTAATTTTAAACAAGAATTTGCTAACTTCCTAGGGAGAAGAAAAAGAAAATAG